The following are encoded together in the Robertmurraya sp. FSL R5-0851 genome:
- the rpsT gene encoding 30S ribosomal protein S20 translates to MPNIKSAIKRVKTSEERNARNTMVKSATRTAVKKVESAIVNGDATTAQESYALAASKLDKAAAKGLIHKNAAARKKSRLMKKLNSLNS, encoded by the coding sequence ATGCCAAATATTAAATCTGCAATCAAGCGCGTGAAAACAAGCGAAGAGCGTAATGCACGTAACACGATGGTGAAATCTGCAACACGTACGGCTGTTAAGAAAGTAGAATCAGCTATCGTAAACGGTGACGCTACTACTGCACAAGAGAGCTATGCTCTTGCTGCAAGTAAACTTGACAAAGCTGCAGCGAAGGGTCTTATCCATAAAAATGCTGCTGCTCGCAAAAAGTCTCGTTTAATGAAGAAATTAAACTCATTAAACTCTTAA
- the holA gene encoding DNA polymerase III subunit delta, with amino-acid sequence MIFDLWKQIKRKEFSPIYVLYGTESFLVNETKQLFIQNVLGEDESDFNLSTYDLDEIPIEVALEDAETIPFLGDKRLIFLNNPGFLTAEKTKDKVEHQLGRLEQYMKEPSPYSIVVMVAPYEKLDERKKLTKELKRTAVVAEAKKLGEHELKNWIVQRAKANGTIIDNEAVERMLALAGTNLFLLTSEVDKLSLYCNETKQIDAETVEKLVSRSLEQNIFTLVDKVVHRKVDEALRIYYDLLRQNEEPLKILAIIAGQFRLIYQVKELARRGYGQQQMGGYLKVHPFRVKLAAGQAVKFSDEELTRIMKMLADSDYQAKTGGMNKELLIEMFLFHLHSGS; translated from the coding sequence GTGATTTTTGATTTATGGAAGCAAATTAAGAGGAAAGAATTTTCCCCAATTTACGTTTTGTATGGAACAGAATCGTTTTTAGTAAATGAAACAAAGCAGCTTTTTATTCAAAATGTATTGGGTGAAGATGAAAGTGATTTTAATCTATCCACCTATGATTTAGATGAAATCCCGATTGAAGTAGCATTAGAGGATGCCGAAACCATTCCATTCTTAGGGGATAAAAGGCTGATATTTTTAAATAATCCAGGGTTCTTAACGGCTGAAAAAACGAAGGACAAAGTGGAACATCAGCTAGGAAGATTAGAACAGTACATGAAGGAGCCGTCCCCATATTCGATTGTTGTGATGGTAGCGCCCTATGAAAAGCTGGATGAACGAAAAAAGCTAACAAAGGAATTAAAAAGAACAGCTGTTGTGGCGGAAGCAAAGAAACTTGGGGAACACGAACTAAAGAATTGGATTGTCCAAAGAGCAAAAGCGAATGGTACAATCATAGACAACGAGGCAGTAGAGCGGATGCTTGCATTAGCGGGGACTAATCTATTTTTATTAACCTCAGAGGTGGACAAGCTTAGCTTATATTGCAATGAGACAAAACAAATTGATGCTGAAACAGTAGAAAAGCTCGTGTCACGCTCACTGGAACAAAATATTTTTACTCTCGTTGATAAAGTGGTGCACCGAAAAGTAGACGAGGCATTACGTATTTATTATGATTTGTTAAGACAAAATGAAGAACCGCTAAAAATATTAGCGATTATTGCAGGTCAGTTCCGGTTAATTTACCAGGTAAAGGAATTAGCAAGACGTGGATACGGTCAACAGCAAATGGGAGGGTATTTAAAAGTACATCCATTCCGTGTGAAACTAGCTGCAGGCCAAGCCGTGAAATTTAGTGATGAAGAGCTAACGAGAATTATGAAAATGTTAGCGGACTCTGATTATCAAGCGAAAACAGGTGGAATGAACAAGGAGCTTCTAATTGAAATGTTCTTATTTCATTTACATTCTGGTTCATAA
- a CDS encoding YqzM family protein codes for MNEFEKNVQSKRNDAVDSGVGFIVSFGFFATLFIIATVIKLVGA; via the coding sequence GTGAACGAATTTGAGAAAAATGTGCAAAGTAAACGTAATGACGCTGTTGATTCTGGTGTAGGGTTCATCGTTTCCTTCGGTTTTTTTGCAACTTTATTTATCATTGCAACTGTCATTAAACTCGTAGGGGCATAA
- a CDS encoding DNA internalization-related competence protein ComEC/Rec2: MQGRGIYFAIASLLALIIAFQPQIMVKLSLFLFLILFLFYKKFSKRQIYIILMIVLVFYSKARIDINRNESGFHGSETQFTVLFEDEVSLNGSLLSGFAKDSTGEKLLIKYRMKSEEEKSSLNKERLLGFSCQIKGSLKTVNGQTNPNAFDYQSYLTHQHIHWQLVVDQWGNCKELNGPILIIKKQRQQAIRLLETYFPNSVASLASALLFGERQILDPSLEKAYQKLGIIHLLAISGANVALYVSMIHYIGVRLGVTRERMIIVLLLYLPIFTYLSGASPPVFRAAMMMFLFLFVKLVSQSRLATLDICSIVFMVYAFLSPYLLFDVGFQLSFSVTFTLLLSTKGLLKPSKFLLIKASFISQLASLPIVLYHFYEFSLLSLLANLIYIPIFTIIINPSFITLFFLLFIFGEPISIMVKPVDFAITLMNQLTVRIASFPYQTVTIGRPSVWMILLLIGSIVYLLCKWETGKTRKSQLISILPCVFTLTFSYCLSHYSFSGQITFVDVGQGDSIVVQNGFHKKTYVIDTGGTISFNEEEWERPRNPFEVGNDILVPFLKGKGISTIDKLILTHGDMDHIGGAKSVLETMKVKELILPYVSNRSSLENEMIQLAKERKTSIIFVKNGMSWEEKGSTFKIVSPIIELEDRNDNSVVIHVQLGGLFWLFTGDLGEQGEERLLSEYPSLPVDVLKIGHHGSKSSTSATLLQAYQPKVAVISVGKNNRFGHPHQDVLDRLKERNIKIFRTDTDGAITYTFQNGTGTFSRHIPYDVTNP; the protein is encoded by the coding sequence TTGCAAGGAAGAGGGATCTATTTTGCCATTGCTTCTTTACTTGCTTTGATTATTGCTTTTCAGCCCCAAATTATGGTCAAGCTCTCACTCTTTTTATTTTTGATTTTATTTTTGTTTTATAAGAAATTCTCAAAAAGACAAATTTATATCATCTTGATGATTGTCCTTGTTTTCTATTCGAAGGCAAGGATTGATATCAACAGAAATGAATCTGGTTTTCATGGGAGTGAGACACAGTTTACTGTTTTGTTCGAAGATGAAGTATCGCTTAATGGCAGTCTCCTAAGTGGTTTTGCAAAGGATTCAACAGGAGAAAAGCTATTAATTAAATACCGAATGAAATCTGAAGAGGAAAAGTCCAGTTTAAATAAGGAAAGGCTCCTTGGATTTTCTTGTCAGATAAAAGGTAGTTTAAAAACAGTGAATGGACAAACCAACCCTAATGCCTTTGATTACCAATCTTATCTAACTCATCAACACATTCATTGGCAGTTAGTTGTTGATCAATGGGGCAATTGTAAAGAGCTTAATGGACCTATTCTTATTATCAAAAAGCAAAGGCAACAGGCAATTCGGTTATTGGAAACGTATTTTCCGAATTCCGTCGCTTCCTTAGCTAGCGCGTTGTTGTTTGGAGAAAGACAGATACTTGATCCATCCTTAGAGAAAGCGTACCAAAAACTCGGAATCATACATTTATTAGCTATTTCTGGGGCGAATGTCGCTCTTTACGTAAGTATGATTCATTATATCGGGGTGCGCTTAGGAGTAACAAGGGAACGCATGATCATTGTTCTTCTCCTCTACCTACCCATTTTTACTTATCTGTCAGGTGCCTCTCCTCCTGTGTTTCGAGCAGCGATGATGATGTTTCTATTTTTGTTCGTTAAGCTCGTATCACAGTCAAGATTAGCCACACTTGATATTTGCAGTATCGTATTCATGGTTTATGCATTTCTTTCACCTTATCTCCTATTTGATGTAGGGTTTCAGCTCTCCTTTAGTGTGACCTTCACATTACTTCTTTCCACCAAAGGATTATTAAAGCCATCAAAATTCCTCTTAATAAAAGCGTCATTTATTTCTCAGTTAGCTTCTCTCCCTATCGTTCTCTATCATTTTTATGAATTTTCTCTGTTGTCATTGTTGGCAAACCTCATTTATATTCCCATTTTCACAATAATCATAAACCCTAGTTTTATCACTCTGTTTTTTCTGTTATTCATCTTTGGAGAGCCTATCTCAATTATGGTAAAGCCAGTGGATTTTGCCATTACCTTAATGAACCAATTAACTGTACGTATAGCTTCTTTCCCGTACCAGACAGTCACTATTGGCCGTCCTTCCGTATGGATGATACTTCTCCTAATAGGCTCTATTGTCTATTTACTCTGCAAATGGGAGACCGGGAAGACAAGAAAAAGCCAACTGATTTCAATCCTTCCTTGTGTTTTTACCCTCACTTTCTCCTACTGCTTATCCCATTATTCATTCTCAGGACAAATCACGTTTGTTGATGTTGGTCAAGGAGATAGTATTGTAGTACAGAACGGTTTTCATAAAAAAACTTATGTGATAGATACTGGAGGGACTATTTCTTTCAATGAGGAGGAATGGGAAAGGCCGAGAAATCCTTTTGAAGTTGGAAATGATATTCTCGTCCCATTTTTAAAAGGGAAAGGGATAAGCACAATCGATAAACTAATATTAACGCATGGTGATATGGACCATATTGGTGGAGCAAAGTCTGTTCTCGAAACAATGAAAGTGAAAGAATTAATCCTTCCTTATGTTTCGAATCGTTCTAGCTTGGAAAATGAAATGATTCAACTAGCGAAAGAAAGGAAAACAAGCATCATATTTGTGAAGAACGGTATGAGTTGGGAAGAAAAGGGATCGACCTTTAAAATCGTGAGTCCCATTATTGAACTAGAGGATCGAAACGATAATTCAGTGGTTATTCATGTTCAATTAGGAGGTTTATTTTGGTTGTTTACAGGTGATTTAGGAGAACAAGGAGAAGAAAGACTATTGAGTGAGTATCCTAGCTTACCGGTGGATGTATTAAAAATCGGACATCATGGTAGTAAAAGCTCTACATCTGCTACTCTTCTTCAAGCCTATCAGCCGAAGGTCGCGGTAATATCTGTTGGGAAGAACAATCGATTTGGGCATCCACATCAAGATGTTTTGGATCGGTTAAAGGAAAGAAATATAAAAATTTTCCGTACTGACACAGATGGTGCAATTACTTACACTTTTCAGAATGGGACAGGAACCTTTTCTAGACATATCCCATATGATGTAACAAACCCATAA
- a CDS encoding ComE operon protein 2, producing the protein MSNPRLTWDQYFMLNAHLISMRSTCNRLNVGSVLVKNNRIISTGYNGGISGDDHCLDAGCYVVDNHCLRCLHAEENAILQCALEGVSTKGSQIYVTHFPCIHCMKKILQAGITKIYYTHDYKNHEYCYHLLRISNVEAIKLEMDIENELNNKNDNSGRLSWNFQE; encoded by the coding sequence ATGAGCAACCCTCGTTTAACTTGGGATCAATACTTTATGCTAAATGCGCATCTGATAAGTATGAGAAGCACCTGTAATCGACTGAATGTTGGTTCGGTTTTGGTAAAGAATAATCGAATCATTTCAACTGGCTATAATGGGGGAATTAGTGGAGATGATCACTGCCTAGATGCGGGCTGTTACGTCGTTGATAATCACTGTCTTCGTTGTTTGCATGCCGAAGAAAATGCGATTCTTCAGTGTGCTCTTGAAGGAGTTTCCACAAAAGGAAGTCAAATTTATGTCACTCATTTTCCATGTATACATTGCATGAAAAAGATACTACAAGCAGGTATTACAAAAATCTATTACACGCATGATTATAAAAATCACGAATATTGTTACCATCTACTTCGCATAAGCAATGTGGAAGCGATAAAGCTAGAAATGGATATTGAAAATGAGCTTAACAATAAAAACGATAATTCAGGCCGATTAAGTTGGAATTTTCAAGAATAA
- a CDS encoding helix-hairpin-helix domain-containing protein: MIDSVKKYKWFIVASFVIVVGMLIFARNLVNETEVENEWTIPSEEEQDTEVHEETLVQEPDVKNLVDVKGAVENPGVYEVMLDERVIDVIEKAGGLKEGADETKINFAQRVTDEMVLYIPLIGEEGENMIVTAGAGSTSISTSQEAGKININTATSDDLQNLPGIGPSKAEAIIAYREDSGLFQTIDDLKLVTGIGDKTFEKLQNLIIVK, translated from the coding sequence ATGATTGACTCTGTAAAGAAGTATAAATGGTTTATTGTTGCCTCTTTTGTTATCGTCGTTGGAATGCTAATTTTTGCTCGCAATCTTGTAAACGAAACAGAAGTGGAAAATGAATGGACGATTCCAAGTGAAGAAGAACAAGATACGGAAGTTCACGAAGAGACGCTTGTACAGGAACCTGATGTAAAGAATTTGGTGGATGTTAAAGGAGCAGTAGAGAATCCAGGTGTTTATGAAGTGATGCTAGATGAAAGGGTAATCGATGTGATTGAAAAAGCTGGAGGATTAAAGGAAGGAGCGGATGAGACAAAAATTAACTTTGCTCAGCGGGTGACAGATGAAATGGTTTTATATATACCTTTAATAGGAGAAGAAGGGGAAAATATGATTGTGACTGCCGGTGCTGGGTCTACCTCTATTTCTACAAGTCAAGAAGCAGGCAAAATCAACATTAATACTGCCACATCCGATGATTTGCAAAATCTCCCTGGAATTGGACCGTCTAAAGCGGAAGCAATCATAGCCTATCGTGAAGATAGTGGATTATTTCAAACAATTGATGATTTAAAGCTTGTTACCGGAATTGGTGATAAGACATTTGAAAAGTTGCAGAATCTCATCATCGTAAAATAA
- the comER gene encoding late competence protein ComER, whose amino-acid sequence MKIGVIGTGNMGRILIEALIDGNAISPSFMNVTNRTLSKAMNIKEVYNDIAVLSDARSVARVSDVLFLCIKPKDIHSVLMDIKPFLHSEKCVVSITSPISVNQIESVVDCSVARAIPSITNRALAGVSLLTFGNSCTGEWKDKLLQLFDAISTPVSINEDITRVGSDIVSCGPAFFSYLTQRFINAAVAETKIDEATATTLASEMLIGLGELLRKGFYTLPTLQQKVCVKGGVTWEGIKVLDAELGDVFEHLFQATHTKFEEDVFETQKQFPINNSLKK is encoded by the coding sequence TTGAAAATCGGAGTGATTGGTACAGGGAATATGGGGAGGATATTAATTGAGGCACTAATTGATGGAAACGCCATTTCCCCTTCTTTTATGAATGTGACAAATCGAACGCTTAGTAAAGCAATGAATATAAAAGAAGTGTATAATGACATCGCCGTACTTTCTGATGCTAGAAGCGTAGCAAGAGTATCAGATGTCTTGTTCTTATGCATAAAACCCAAAGACATTCATAGCGTACTAATGGATATTAAGCCGTTTTTACACTCAGAGAAATGTGTTGTATCCATCACTAGTCCTATCAGTGTTAATCAAATTGAGTCAGTGGTAGACTGTTCGGTGGCGAGAGCTATACCTAGTATTACCAACCGGGCACTAGCAGGTGTATCTTTACTAACGTTTGGCAATAGCTGTACGGGGGAATGGAAAGATAAACTACTTCAGCTGTTTGATGCGATTTCCACACCGGTGTCCATAAATGAGGATATTACAAGGGTAGGATCAGATATCGTAAGTTGTGGACCAGCATTTTTTAGCTACTTAACGCAAAGATTTATTAATGCAGCTGTAGCAGAAACAAAAATTGATGAAGCAACTGCAACGACACTTGCTAGCGAAATGTTAATAGGGCTTGGAGAATTGCTTCGAAAAGGATTTTACACACTTCCAACCCTACAGCAAAAAGTTTGTGTAAAGGGCGGAGTAACTTGGGAAGGAATTAAAGTGTTGGATGCAGAGCTTGGAGACGTATTTGAGCACCTCTTTCAAGCCACTCATACAAAATTCGAAGAGGATGTTTTTGAAACACAAAAACAGTTTCCAATAAATAATTCTCTAAAGAAATAA
- a CDS encoding class I SAM-dependent DNA methyltransferase encodes MTYGKFAYLYDELMKDVPYDEWVSIVTEKWSKYQCKGKKLLDLACGTGELSVRFAKAGFEVTGVDLSADMLTVAHMKAETNGLKLPFYQQNMVELDLYERFDIIGIFCDSLNYLQTEEEVLETFEKVYNLLDEDGLLLFDVHSVHKIMNIFMNQTFTHDDEDICYIWNCFQGEYPISIEHELTFFVHDDESGKYDRYDEFHSQRTFPVDVYKNWLEASGFYVLETFSDFRDDHITSEAERIFFLAKKQTEKSAD; translated from the coding sequence ATGACGTATGGGAAATTTGCCTACCTTTATGATGAATTAATGAAGGATGTACCGTATGATGAATGGGTATCTATCGTAACGGAAAAATGGAGCAAATACCAGTGTAAGGGAAAGAAACTATTAGACCTAGCCTGTGGTACAGGTGAGTTATCAGTACGCTTTGCAAAAGCTGGTTTCGAAGTGACAGGTGTCGATTTATCAGCGGACATGCTTACAGTCGCTCACATGAAAGCTGAGACCAATGGGCTGAAGCTTCCTTTTTATCAACAAAATATGGTTGAACTTGACTTGTATGAGAGATTCGACATTATCGGTATATTTTGTGACTCCTTAAATTACCTACAGACGGAAGAAGAAGTATTAGAAACGTTTGAAAAGGTCTATAACTTACTTGATGAAGATGGACTTCTATTATTTGATGTTCATTCCGTTCATAAAATCATGAATATTTTTATGAATCAAACATTTACCCATGATGATGAGGATATTTGTTATATTTGGAATTGCTTCCAAGGAGAGTATCCAATTAGTATTGAACATGAACTTACCTTTTTTGTTCATGATGATGAGTCTGGGAAGTATGACCGCTATGATGAATTTCATAGCCAGAGAACCTTTCCGGTAGATGTTTATAAAAATTGGTTAGAAGCAAGTGGTTTTTATGTACTAGAGACTTTCTCTGATTTTAGGGACGATCACATAACTTCTGAGGCAGAAAGAATTTTTTTCTTAGCTAAAAAGCAGACAGAAAAATCGGCTGATTAA
- the rsfS gene encoding ribosome silencing factor: MTNRQLLETSVKAADDKRAEDIVVLNMQGISLISDYFIICHGNSDKQVQAIAREMKEKALENGNMVKRMEGFDEARWILLDLGDVVAHIFHKDERSYYNLERLWGDAPIENMESVLTQ; encoded by the coding sequence ATGACCAATCGTCAATTATTAGAAACATCAGTAAAGGCTGCTGATGATAAGCGTGCAGAGGATATTGTTGTATTAAATATGCAAGGCATTTCACTCATCTCTGATTACTTTATTATATGCCACGGAAACTCTGATAAGCAGGTTCAAGCGATTGCCAGAGAAATGAAGGAAAAGGCATTGGAAAATGGCAATATGGTTAAGAGAATGGAAGGCTTTGATGAGGCAAGATGGATCCTCCTTGATTTAGGGGATGTGGTTGCCCATATATTCCATAAAGACGAAAGAAGTTATTATAACCTCGAGCGTTTATGGGGTGATGCACCAATAGAAAACATGGAAAGTGTTCTTACTCAATGA